Proteins encoded by one window of Shewanella avicenniae:
- a CDS encoding sodium:solute symporter has product MVELSTLDWLVLGGFFILLVGVVVMSLRQKEEDTADYFLAGRNASWLVIGASIFASNIGSEHLVGLSGSGAETGMAMAHWELQSWIILLLGWIFVPFYWSSKVYTMPEFLERRFNSKCRTFLSVISLVSYVLTKVAVTVYAGGVAFKTILGIESIWGIDFFWISAIGLVVITGIYTVLGGMKAIMWTSVLQTPVLIIGSLVILVVGLETLGGGNGMMAGWDVVERVNGDNMHLMRSAADPNFPWPGIIFGSFIIGFWYFCTDQYIVQRVLSAKGIKEARRGTMFAGYLKLLPVFIFLVPGMIAVALKQTGVISYDSSDQAFPTLVAQLLPAGVKGIVIGGLVAALMSSLASLFNSSATLFTIDFYKKYRPDCSEKKLLQVGRIATVVVVVLGIVWIPVMNAIADVLYEYLQSVQSLIAPGIAAVFVMGLLSRKITPSAGFVGMVVGFVLGMVRLVLLPFKDSVAGTSLAWVVEMNWLYYCVMLFIIVCAVIVVTSMFTKAATEEQIQGLTFGTLGKGTMKEVLDGLDKWDYIHTIGILGITAVIYWRFW; this is encoded by the coding sequence ATGGTTGAACTAAGTACCTTAGACTGGCTGGTACTCGGCGGCTTTTTTATATTGCTGGTGGGTGTAGTCGTTATGTCTTTACGACAAAAAGAAGAAGATACTGCTGACTACTTTCTTGCTGGCCGCAATGCCAGTTGGTTAGTTATCGGCGCCTCAATTTTCGCGTCAAATATTGGCTCGGAGCACCTTGTAGGCCTATCTGGCTCAGGGGCTGAAACCGGGATGGCAATGGCGCACTGGGAATTACAGTCGTGGATTATTCTGCTGCTCGGTTGGATATTCGTACCTTTTTATTGGAGTTCGAAAGTCTACACCATGCCGGAATTTCTCGAACGCCGCTTTAACTCCAAGTGTCGCACCTTCCTCTCGGTCATTTCACTGGTGAGCTATGTACTGACCAAAGTGGCAGTGACTGTGTATGCCGGTGGGGTCGCATTTAAGACGATTCTCGGCATTGAGTCGATCTGGGGCATCGATTTCTTCTGGATCTCGGCCATCGGGTTGGTGGTGATCACCGGTATCTATACCGTGCTCGGCGGTATGAAAGCGATTATGTGGACCTCGGTACTGCAAACACCAGTGCTGATTATTGGCTCTTTGGTGATCTTAGTGGTTGGCTTAGAAACCCTAGGTGGCGGTAACGGCATGATGGCCGGTTGGGACGTGGTTGAACGCGTGAATGGCGATAACATGCACCTGATGCGCTCTGCTGCAGATCCGAACTTCCCATGGCCAGGCATCATTTTTGGCTCATTTATTATCGGCTTCTGGTACTTCTGTACTGACCAATACATAGTACAACGGGTGTTGTCTGCTAAAGGCATTAAAGAAGCACGTCGCGGTACTATGTTTGCCGGTTATCTGAAACTGCTGCCGGTGTTTATTTTCTTGGTGCCAGGCATGATCGCCGTAGCACTGAAGCAAACCGGCGTTATCAGTTACGATAGTTCTGACCAAGCGTTCCCAACCTTAGTTGCACAACTTCTGCCCGCGGGCGTAAAAGGGATTGTGATCGGGGGCTTGGTCGCAGCATTGATGAGCTCTTTGGCGTCACTGTTCAACTCATCTGCCACACTGTTTACCATCGACTTCTACAAAAAGTATCGTCCAGATTGCAGCGAGAAAAAACTGCTGCAAGTTGGCCGTATCGCTACCGTAGTGGTGGTGGTACTGGGTATCGTTTGGATCCCTGTGATGAACGCCATCGCCGATGTGCTGTATGAATATCTGCAAAGTGTACAATCATTGATTGCGCCGGGCATTGCTGCGGTATTTGTGATGGGGCTGCTTAGCCGTAAGATCACCCCTAGTGCCGGCTTTGTTGGCATGGTGGTTGGCTTCGTACTCGGTATGGTGCGTTTGGTGCTGCTGCCGTTCAAAGACAGCGTTGCTGGTACCTCACTGGCTTGGGTGGTTGAAATGAACTGGCTCTACTACTGCGTGATGCTGTTTATCATCGTCTGCGCGGTTATCGTGGTCACCAGTATGTTTACCAAAGCAGCGACGGAAGAGCAGATCCAAGGTTTGACCTTTGGCACCTTAGGCAAAGGCACCATGAAAGAAGTGCTCGATGGACTAGATAAGTGGGATTACATCCATACCATTGGTATTTTGGGTATCACCGCTGTTATCTACTGGCGCTTCTGGTAA
- a CDS encoding SDR family NAD(P)-dependent oxidoreductase, whose amino-acid sequence MSMQSKSRTRYPCLKDKSVFITGGGAGIGAVMVERFCEQGAKVSFVDIADDESHALCQRLRGKFDWDPTFIHCDIRDVPALQQAIEQVQQQQGDISVLINNAADDTRHEVEDVSVAYWDDRMAINLRPCFFTAQAVAPQMQRLGGGSIINLGSISWHIKQACMPAYTTAKAGLEGLTRTLAKQFGKNHIRVNTLIPGWVITERQLSHWLTPDMLQEIQDNQCIKERLGPDDIANATLFLASDESAMLTAQTLIVDGGWI is encoded by the coding sequence ATGAGTATGCAATCTAAGAGTCGAACTCGCTATCCTTGTCTCAAGGACAAAAGTGTGTTTATCACGGGTGGCGGTGCAGGTATTGGTGCGGTGATGGTGGAGCGTTTCTGTGAACAGGGCGCCAAAGTCAGTTTTGTTGATATCGCCGATGATGAAAGTCATGCACTTTGCCAGCGCCTGCGTGGTAAATTTGATTGGGATCCTACCTTCATTCATTGTGATATCCGTGACGTGCCCGCGTTGCAACAGGCGATTGAGCAGGTGCAACAGCAACAGGGCGATATCTCGGTATTAATCAACAATGCCGCTGATGATACCCGTCATGAAGTTGAAGATGTTTCTGTGGCGTATTGGGATGATCGTATGGCGATCAACTTGCGACCGTGTTTCTTCACCGCTCAAGCTGTTGCGCCACAAATGCAACGTCTAGGCGGCGGCAGTATTATCAATCTGGGCTCGATCAGTTGGCACATCAAACAAGCCTGTATGCCTGCTTACACTACGGCTAAAGCAGGGTTGGAGGGCTTGACTCGCACGCTGGCCAAGCAGTTTGGAAAAAACCATATCCGGGTGAACACCCTGATCCCAGGATGGGTGATCACTGAGCGACAACTTTCTCATTGGCTAACTCCCGATATGCTCCAAGAGATCCAAGATAATCAATGCATTAAAGAGCGTCTTGGGCCGGATGATATTGCGAATGCCACGCTGTTTTTAGCCTCTGATGAAAGTGCCATGCTCACCGCGCAAACATTGATTGTTGATGGCGGTTGGATATAA
- a CDS encoding FadR/GntR family transcriptional regulator yields MARLENLNLSQRVTNELGKAIVAGKYNINTGLPTEAQLCDMYGISRTAIREAVKMLAAKGLISSRPRQGIRVESAGNWNLYDTNVLNWMLESGPSLQVLKEFLQVRLAIEPQAAALAAQYGKDEDIANIAAALDDMRKAARTPNQTLHESDLAFHTSILQASGNRFFFHLRDFINTALGVSIQHTTPAKGSDVSVAEDHAVIYDAIAARQPELARKQMTALIEEAMAVIEKEIAAKLEA; encoded by the coding sequence ATGGCAAGGCTAGAAAATTTAAATTTGTCACAGCGAGTGACTAACGAGTTGGGTAAGGCGATTGTTGCTGGAAAATACAACATAAACACTGGCTTACCTACTGAAGCTCAGTTGTGTGATATGTATGGCATCAGTCGTACCGCCATTCGTGAAGCCGTAAAGATGTTAGCTGCAAAAGGGTTAATCTCGTCGCGCCCAAGACAGGGGATCCGCGTTGAGTCAGCCGGAAATTGGAACTTGTACGATACTAACGTGCTCAATTGGATGTTAGAGAGTGGGCCGTCGCTACAAGTGTTAAAAGAGTTCTTACAAGTACGTTTAGCCATTGAACCTCAAGCTGCTGCGCTGGCCGCACAATATGGTAAAGATGAGGATATCGCCAATATTGCGGCGGCACTTGATGACATGCGCAAAGCGGCAAGAACCCCAAATCAAACGCTGCATGAATCCGATTTGGCGTTTCATACCAGTATTCTGCAAGCCAGTGGCAACCGCTTTTTCTTCCATCTGCGCGATTTTATCAACACTGCATTAGGTGTGAGTATTCAACATACTACGCCAGCGAAAGGCAGTGATGTGAGTGTGGCTGAAGACCATGCAGTAATTTATGACGCGATTGCCGCTCGACAACCTGAGTTGGCGCGTAAACAGATGACAGCGTTGATTGAAGAAGCGATGGCGGTTATTGAAAAAGAGATCGCTGCTAAACTAGAGGCTTAA